CGCCATCGAGGCGCTCGCGCGCGGTTGACCGGCCGCGTCAGCGTCGAGTAGGGGTCCCGGAATGCGCATCGACACGGGGCTCCTCTCCTCCGATCTCGCTGGCGTCGCCAAGGCCGCGCGCGACGCCGAAGCGTCGGGCTACGACGGCCTGTGGACGGCCGAGGCGGGGCACGATCCGTATCTCGCCTGCGCGATCGCGGCGACCGCGACCGAGCGCGTCTCGATCGGCACCAACATCGCCGTCGCGTTCCCGCGCAGCCCCCTCGTCCACGCGCAGATCGCGTGGGATCTGCAGGCGGCGTCGCGCGGGCGTTTCGTCCTCGGGCTCGGCACGCAGGTGAAAGGTCACAACGAGCGGCGCTACTCGACGGCGTGGCTGCCGCCGGGACCGCGTCTGCGCGAGATGATCCAGCTCATCCACCACATCTGGGACGTTTGGCAGAACGGCGTGAAGCCTGGATTCGCGGGCAAGTTCTACCAGTTCAGCCTGATGACACCGTTCTTCAGCCCGGGACCGATCGAGTGGCCGAAGGTGCCGATCTACATCGCTGGCGTGAATCCCTACATCTGCCGGCTCGCTGGCGAGCTGTGCGACGGCTTCCTCGTGCACCCGTTCCACTCGATCAAGTACATGCACGACGTCGTCCTGCCCAACATCGAGCTGGGCCTCGCGAAGTCCGGCCGCACCCGCAAGGACGTCCACCTTTCGACGACCGCCTTCGTCGTGACCGGCAAGAGCCGCGACGAGATCGAGCGCAACAAGGCGCCCGTGCGGCAGCAGATAGCCTTCTACGCGTCCACGCGCACCTACATCGGCGTGCTCGAATCGCACGGGTGGGGCGAAACGTGCATCCGTTTGAACGAGAAGGCCGCCAAGGGCGACTGGACCGGCATGTCGTCGCTCATCACGGACGAGATGCTCGAGGTCTACGCCGTGCAGGGAACGGTCGACGAGCTGCCCGACCTCGTCAAGAAGAAGTACACGGGCGTGATGGACCGGCTCGGGTTCTACGTGCTCCCCGGCGTGCTCGGCGATCCCGCCGAGCGTCGCGCGCTCGTCAAGGCCTGCCAGA
This DNA window, taken from Candidatus Eisenbacteria bacterium, encodes the following:
- a CDS encoding TIGR03617 family F420-dependent LLM class oxidoreductase, which codes for MRIDTGLLSSDLAGVAKAARDAEASGYDGLWTAEAGHDPYLACAIAATATERVSIGTNIAVAFPRSPLVHAQIAWDLQAASRGRFVLGLGTQVKGHNERRYSTAWLPPGPRLREMIQLIHHIWDVWQNGVKPGFAGKFYQFSLMTPFFSPGPIEWPKVPIYIAGVNPYICRLAGELCDGFLVHPFHSIKYMHDVVLPNIELGLAKSGRTRKDVHLSTTAFVVTGKSRDEIERNKAPVRQQIAFYASTRTYIGVLESHGWGETCIRLNEKAAKGDWTGMSSLITDEMLEVYAVQGTVDELPDLVKKKYTGVMDRLGFYVLPGVLGDPAERRALVKACQS